Proteins encoded by one window of Flagellimonas lutaonensis:
- a CDS encoding PIG-L family deacetylase, with protein sequence MLRFRVICFFVATFSLLVNAQKPEKPTSSEIFHELQKLNFLGTALYVAAHPDDENTRLISYLSNEVKARTAYLSVTRGDGGQNLIGPELRELLGVLRTQELLAARRIDGGEQRFTRANDFGYSKHPDETLRIWDKEMVLGDLVKTIRQLKPDVIINRFDHSTPGRTHGHHTSSAMLSVEAFDLANDPNAYPQQLKKTEPWQPKRIFFNTSWWFYGSQENFQKADKSNMLNLDVGLYYPTLGVSNNEIASLASSQHLCQGFGRISTRGSQDEYVELIKGSLPADKTNLFDGIDTSWSRVKGGEAIGGILYAVEKNFDFKNPSVHVPDLIKAYTRLQKIEDDHWREVKSAQLKEIILACAGLYLETSATNATTYPGDSVTVNVEVLNRSDVGVTLETLSVSGTTSQLSPGIPLAKNQKHNLTLKFKVPANKGYSSPYWLREPGTMGMYTVSEDSLIGKPETPEAFKTLFALNFDGNRLTFEKPIVYRYSKPDKGELYEPFAVLPKVTASFEEDVLIFSEAKPKTVSVTVRAGKENISGTVALDHPAGWSVSPPEATFELSQKGETRSIDFVVTPPSNDSEGTIKPKITAEGAVYDKELVEIAYDHIPKQYVLLPAKAKVVRLNILKTGEHIGYIVGAGDKVPESLEQIGYQVHTINVEDIGKEDLSRFDGIVVGIRAYNVVDDLKFKQPYLLDYVKNGGTLIVQYNTANRWSSQFENIAPYPLKISRDRVTDETAPVEILAKNHALVNFPNTIDEKDFDGWVQERGLYFPDEWGKEFTPILSMADKGETPKKGSLLVAPYGQGHYIYTGLSFFRELPAGVPGAFKLFANMLSIGKENLQSTDEIKG encoded by the coding sequence ATGCTTAGATTTCGGGTGATATGCTTTTTTGTAGCTACTTTTTCACTGTTGGTGAATGCCCAAAAACCCGAAAAGCCCACTTCTTCTGAAATTTTTCACGAACTACAGAAATTGAATTTTTTGGGAACGGCGCTCTATGTGGCCGCACACCCTGATGACGAAAATACCCGCCTCATTTCATATCTCTCCAACGAGGTCAAGGCCAGAACCGCCTACCTATCGGTTACCAGGGGTGACGGAGGGCAGAACCTTATCGGCCCTGAACTGCGCGAACTCTTAGGGGTACTTCGAACACAAGAACTTTTGGCCGCCCGCCGTATTGACGGAGGTGAGCAACGCTTTACTCGGGCCAATGATTTTGGCTATTCGAAACATCCTGATGAAACCTTGCGCATATGGGACAAGGAAATGGTGCTCGGAGATCTCGTTAAGACCATTCGGCAATTGAAGCCCGATGTGATCATCAACCGCTTCGACCATAGTACTCCGGGCAGAACACATGGGCACCATACCTCATCGGCCATGCTGAGCGTTGAGGCTTTTGATTTGGCCAATGACCCCAATGCCTATCCGCAGCAACTGAAAAAAACAGAGCCCTGGCAACCAAAGCGTATCTTTTTCAATACTTCATGGTGGTTTTATGGTAGCCAGGAAAATTTTCAAAAGGCCGACAAGTCGAACATGTTGAACTTGGATGTCGGGCTTTATTATCCTACCCTTGGGGTCTCGAACAACGAAATAGCCTCCCTTGCCAGCAGCCAGCACCTTTGCCAAGGTTTTGGCAGGATTTCGACCCGTGGCTCACAAGACGAGTATGTGGAGCTAATCAAGGGTTCATTGCCCGCAGACAAGACCAATCTCTTTGATGGCATTGACACTTCGTGGTCTCGGGTCAAGGGCGGTGAGGCCATTGGCGGCATTTTGTATGCAGTGGAAAAAAACTTTGATTTTAAGAACCCCAGTGTACATGTGCCCGATTTGATAAAGGCCTACACCCGTTTGCAAAAAATTGAAGACGACCACTGGCGAGAGGTCAAGAGTGCCCAACTGAAAGAAATCATCTTGGCCTGCGCGGGCCTATACCTCGAAACAAGTGCCACAAATGCTACCACATATCCCGGTGATTCTGTGACCGTTAATGTAGAGGTGCTCAACCGCAGTGATGTTGGTGTCACCTTAGAGACCCTTTCGGTTTCGGGCACAACAAGTCAGCTCTCACCCGGCATCCCATTGGCAAAAAACCAAAAACACAACCTTACACTAAAGTTCAAGGTGCCTGCCAATAAAGGGTACAGCAGTCCGTATTGGTTGCGTGAGCCTGGTACTATGGGCATGTATACGGTTTCTGAGGATAGTCTGATAGGCAAGCCGGAAACACCTGAAGCTTTCAAGACCCTTTTTGCGCTTAACTTCGATGGCAATAGGTTAACATTCGAAAAGCCCATTGTTTATCGCTATTCCAAACCAGACAAGGGCGAATTATACGAACCTTTTGCGGTTTTGCCCAAAGTAACGGCCTCATTCGAGGAAGATGTATTGATTTTTTCCGAGGCAAAACCCAAAACCGTCTCTGTTACGGTGCGTGCCGGCAAAGAAAATATATCGGGTACTGTAGCCCTTGATCATCCAGCGGGGTGGTCGGTTTCACCCCCAGAAGCCACTTTCGAGCTTTCCCAAAAAGGTGAGACACGTAGCATTGACTTCGTGGTAACACCTCCCAGTAATGACAGTGAGGGTACCATCAAACCAAAAATTACGGCCGAGGGAGCCGTATATGATAAAGAATTGGTTGAAATAGCGTACGACCATATTCCCAAACAATATGTACTGCTCCCGGCAAAGGCCAAGGTAGTGCGACTCAACATTTTGAAGACCGGCGAACATATTGGTTACATTGTCGGTGCTGGCGACAAGGTACCAGAAAGCCTTGAACAAATTGGATATCAGGTACACACGATCAACGTAGAGGATATCGGCAAAGAGGATTTGTCTAGATTTGACGGCATCGTGGTCGGCATTAGGGCCTACAACGTGGTGGATGATTTAAAGTTTAAGCAGCCGTATCTGTTAGATTATGTAAAAAACGGCGGCACCTTGATCGTACAATACAATACGGCCAACCGTTGGAGCTCACAATTTGAGAACATTGCCCCCTACCCCCTTAAAATATCACGAGATCGTGTTACAGATGAAACGGCCCCCGTGGAAATTTTGGCCAAAAACCACGCATTGGTCAATTTTCCGAATACCATCGACGAAAAAGATTTTGACGGATGGGTACAGGAACGTGGACTATATTTTCCCGATGAATGGGGCAAAGAATTTACACCCATTCTGTCAATGGCCGATAAAGGGGAAACGCCCAAAAAGGGAAGTCTTTTGGTTGCTCCATACGGTCAGGGCCACTACATCTATACGGGCCTGAGTTTTTTTAGGGAGTTGCCCGCTGGCGTACCTGGAGCTTTCAAATTATTTGCCAATATGCTTTCCATAGGAAAGGAAAACCTGCAATCAACAGATGAGATCAAAGGATAG
- a CDS encoding mechanosensitive ion channel domain-containing protein, with protein MKEFFLQHQSELLATFICLVAFTILRSLSVKTIKKVGRISDINHVRTRLVIKYVTFGLFVVLLVLLILIWGVNFKEVGLLLSSVFAVIGVALFATWSILSNITAGIILFFYFPFKIGDRIRIQDKDFPEEAIIFDIKAFHINLIKDNGELLTYPNNLLLQKGVVLIQKQVATEDDLEQMF; from the coding sequence ATGAAAGAATTCTTTTTGCAACATCAAAGTGAGCTATTGGCCACCTTTATCTGTTTGGTGGCCTTTACCATTCTGCGATCACTATCTGTTAAGACCATCAAGAAAGTTGGTCGCATAAGCGACATCAACCACGTACGCACACGACTGGTCATCAAGTACGTCACCTTTGGGCTGTTTGTGGTATTGTTGGTACTCTTGATTCTGATATGGGGTGTCAACTTCAAAGAAGTCGGACTCTTGCTCTCTTCGGTTTTTGCTGTGATCGGGGTCGCCCTGTTTGCCACTTGGTCTATTCTGAGCAATATCACGGCAGGTATTATTCTGTTCTTTTATTTTCCCTTCAAGATTGGAGACCGCATACGCATACAAGACAAAGATTTCCCCGAAGAGGCCATTATTTTTGATATCAAGGCATTTCACATAAATCTTATAAAAGATAACGGCGAATTGTTGACGTACCCCAACAACCTATTATTGCAAAAAGGGGTGGTACTTATACAAAAACAGGTGGCCACCGAAGACGACCTCGAACAGATGTTCTGA
- a CDS encoding Maf family nucleotide pyrophosphatase, with protein MIENPLAKKLKDYNIVLGSGSPRRQQFFKEFGLRFEVRVKSIDEYYPEHLKGAEIPDFLAKAKAHALLDTLSEKEILVTSDTVVWHKGRSLEKAANKKEAFAMLKTLSNDWHEVITSVCFSTIEEQKLVNHTTHVKLAKLDDDEITYYIECFKPFDKAGAYGIQEWIGLIGIEEIKGAYTNVVGLPTQLVYKTLTDMVS; from the coding sequence ATGATTGAAAATCCGCTTGCCAAAAAACTAAAGGACTATAACATCGTTCTCGGGTCGGGGTCGCCCCGACGCCAACAATTCTTTAAAGAGTTTGGGCTGCGGTTCGAGGTGCGGGTAAAGTCTATTGACGAATACTACCCCGAGCACTTAAAGGGTGCAGAAATCCCTGATTTTTTGGCAAAAGCAAAAGCCCACGCGCTTTTAGACACCCTGAGCGAAAAAGAAATCTTGGTTACCTCTGATACCGTGGTCTGGCACAAAGGCCGATCGCTCGAAAAAGCGGCCAACAAAAAGGAAGCCTTTGCGATGCTCAAAACTCTCTCAAATGATTGGCATGAGGTCATCACTTCGGTATGCTTCAGTACCATTGAAGAGCAGAAACTGGTGAACCATACCACCCATGTAAAACTGGCCAAGCTCGACGATGACGAAATAACCTACTACATCGAGTGCTTCAAACCCTTCGATAAGGCAGGTGCATACGGCATACAAGAGTGGATCGGGCTTATCGGAATTGAGGAAATAAAGGGTGCTTACACAAACGTTGTCGGATTGCCCACCCAATTGGTCTATAAAACGTTAACAGACATGGTTTCCTAG
- a CDS encoding KdsC family phosphatase, with protein sequence MKKNYKEYLKDITTFILDVDGVLTDGSVLVTTSGEMLRKMNVKDGYALKTALMKGYNVCVISGGSNEGVRDRLKGLGVTDIYLGAHHKQEPLGEYLDIHGIDPGNALYMGDDVPDIPAMKMVALATCPQNAVAEVKAICDYVSHKNGGEGCVRDIIEQVLKVRGDWNSNYSAAND encoded by the coding sequence ATGAAAAAAAATTATAAGGAATATTTAAAGGATATTACCACGTTTATTTTGGATGTAGATGGTGTTTTGACCGACGGTTCCGTTTTGGTGACCACTTCAGGGGAAATGCTGCGCAAGATGAACGTCAAAGATGGATATGCCCTTAAAACCGCTTTGATGAAGGGCTATAATGTCTGCGTTATTTCGGGGGGCAGCAACGAGGGTGTCCGTGACAGGCTTAAAGGTTTGGGGGTAACCGATATTTACTTGGGCGCACACCACAAACAGGAGCCACTTGGCGAATATTTGGACATTCACGGTATTGATCCGGGGAATGCACTTTACATGGGTGATGATGTCCCGGACATTCCCGCCATGAAAATGGTGGCCCTGGCCACTTGCCCACAGAACGCGGTGGCAGAGGTAAAGGCTATCTGTGACTATGTTTCCCATAAGAATGGCGGCGAAGGCTGTGTTCGCGATATTATCGAACAGGTCTTGAAGGTTCGTGGGGATTGGAACTCGAATTACAGTGCGGCCAATGATTGA
- a CDS encoding Rossmann-like and DUF2520 domain-containing protein: MLSVIIIGSGNVAFHLFQAFNCVKHTEVVQVVARNKVALDQFAPETDRATDFGTIKNADVYLLAVSDSAIRELIPYLKTKQGVVAHTSGSVPMTVLSETESYGVFYPLQTFSKEKPVNLSEVPICIEGNNATTLSVLGKLAQSLSGNVHEITSEQRRKLHLAAVFANNFANHLFAISAAICEASHVPFDLLRPLIGETADKVRLLPPEEAQTGPATRNDIETMQRHLDELADPLHKKIYQLLSQSIRQVHEKKL, from the coding sequence ATGCTTTCGGTTATAATAATCGGTTCGGGCAATGTGGCGTTCCACCTTTTTCAAGCATTCAACTGCGTAAAACATACTGAGGTGGTTCAAGTGGTGGCCCGCAATAAGGTTGCACTCGACCAATTTGCCCCAGAAACCGATAGGGCAACAGATTTTGGCACTATCAAAAATGCCGATGTCTATCTTTTGGCGGTCAGTGACTCGGCCATACGGGAATTGATCCCTTATTTGAAAACAAAACAAGGGGTGGTTGCCCATACATCGGGCAGCGTTCCCATGACCGTTTTGTCAGAAACGGAATCTTACGGGGTTTTCTATCCATTACAAACGTTTTCCAAAGAAAAACCGGTAAATCTCAGTGAGGTTCCCATATGTATCGAGGGCAACAACGCAACAACCCTTTCTGTGTTGGGGAAACTTGCGCAGAGTCTTTCAGGCAATGTTCATGAAATCACTTCCGAGCAGCGCCGTAAACTGCATCTGGCCGCTGTTTTTGCCAATAATTTTGCCAATCATCTGTTTGCCATCTCGGCGGCGATTTGCGAGGCCAGCCATGTACCGTTCGATTTATTGCGCCCCCTGATTGGCGAAACTGCCGATAAAGTACGACTTTTGCCCCCTGAAGAAGCACAAACAGGGCCTGCAACGCGAAATGACATCGAAACCATGCAACGCCATTTAGATGAACTTGCCGACCCCTTGCACAAAAAAATATATCAGCTTTTGAGCCAATCAATCAGACAGGTCCATGAAAAAAAATTATAA